One segment of Gemmatimonadota bacterium DNA contains the following:
- a CDS encoding response regulator, producing MRLLVIEDDSKVAGFLEQGFREEGFEVEVAREGLSGFTRGRDGAFDLILLDYMLPGQDGPAVVGALRREGVQTPVLMLTARDDPRDIRTAMDAGADGYITKPFRFDDLLDRIHALLTARRLFT from the coding sequence ATGCGCCTGCTCGTAATTGAGGATGATTCCAAGGTCGCCGGCTTCCTGGAGCAGGGATTCCGGGAGGAGGGGTTCGAGGTCGAGGTCGCCCGCGAGGGCCTCTCCGGCTTCACCCGGGGCCGTGACGGCGCCTTCGACCTGATCCTGCTGGACTACATGCTCCCCGGGCAGGATGGTCCGGCCGTGGTCGGTGCCCTCCGCCGCGAGGGGGTGCAGACCCCGGTGCTCATGCTCACCGCCCGGGACGACCCCCGGGACATCCGTACCGCGATGGATGCCGGCGCGGACGGCTACATCACCAAGCCCTTCCGCTTCGACGACCTGCTGGACCGCATCCACGCCCTCCTGACGGCGCGCCGCCTCTTCACCTGA
- a CDS encoding diguanylate cyclase, which yields MNGSAPRTGRWLAILRLDSLRKKILVFAVAAGLLPSLFTAIVYYTQIQRAMTTRLEEELYGASLQAARTMDLWLKGTVGDLRAVANSYEVSDNVGRSDARGAARLKDYLVSVHGRIRDYRALAVVNGRGRVLGTAGPALGPEVLPTDWAEQLGRGDPVIEHRMQDSSGAGEVIVAVPVIAAGSGQAVGGLIARLNPAELLRGLAELPRRPGLQFQLISRAGELRLSSDSTRAGQPAPRYAAAVVGALADSGGLTRYANAEGREMVGSGSLVPSLDGMVVAELPSRLAYAQLARARTMSVVIILAMLAVIGVLAYLFGIVIVRPLDRLIEGARQVAAGDLGVDLPVTTGGEVGALTEVFNTMVTRLREGRENLEQLSITDALTGLYNRRHLGMVLATECERARRHQHATSLLLIDIDHFKRYNDSHGHLAGDAVLRRVAELTREAVRAGDCAARYGGEEFAVVLPETALEGAMLLAERLRRRIALEAFDGGVVTLSIGVAQTPASGGTPDSLTAAADEALYRAKREGRDRVRA from the coding sequence TTGAACGGCTCGGCACCCCGCACCGGTCGGTGGCTCGCGATCCTCCGCCTCGATTCGCTCCGGAAGAAGATCCTGGTCTTCGCGGTGGCGGCGGGGCTTCTCCCCTCGCTGTTCACCGCGATCGTCTACTACACCCAGATCCAGCGGGCGATGACCACGCGGCTCGAGGAGGAGCTGTACGGCGCGAGCCTCCAGGCCGCGCGGACCATGGACCTCTGGCTCAAGGGCACCGTCGGCGACCTGCGCGCCGTCGCCAATTCCTACGAGGTGTCCGACAACGTGGGCCGGTCCGACGCCCGCGGCGCCGCCCGGCTCAAGGACTACCTCGTCTCGGTGCACGGACGGATCCGGGACTATCGGGCCCTGGCCGTGGTGAACGGGCGGGGCCGGGTGCTTGGGACCGCCGGACCCGCGCTCGGTCCCGAGGTGCTCCCCACCGACTGGGCCGAGCAGCTGGGCCGGGGCGATCCGGTGATCGAACACCGGATGCAGGACAGCAGCGGGGCCGGCGAGGTGATCGTCGCGGTGCCGGTGATCGCCGCGGGCTCCGGGCAGGCGGTGGGTGGGCTGATCGCCCGGCTCAACCCCGCGGAGCTCCTGCGCGGGCTGGCCGAGCTGCCCAGGCGCCCGGGCCTGCAGTTCCAGCTTATCTCGCGCGCCGGCGAGCTCCGCCTCTCGAGCGATTCCACTCGCGCCGGCCAGCCGGCCCCGCGCTACGCTGCGGCGGTGGTCGGCGCCCTCGCGGACAGCGGCGGCCTGACCCGCTATGCCAATGCCGAGGGCCGCGAGATGGTCGGCTCCGGCAGCCTGGTGCCGAGCCTGGACGGGATGGTGGTGGCGGAGCTGCCCAGCCGGCTGGCCTACGCCCAGTTGGCCCGGGCCCGGACCATGAGCGTGGTGATCATCCTGGCCATGCTCGCCGTGATCGGCGTGCTGGCCTACCTGTTCGGCATCGTGATCGTGCGGCCGCTCGACCGGCTGATCGAGGGCGCCCGGCAGGTGGCCGCCGGCGACCTGGGCGTGGACCTCCCCGTCACCACCGGCGGGGAGGTCGGGGCGCTGACCGAGGTGTTCAACACCATGGTGACCCGGCTGCGCGAGGGCCGGGAGAACCTGGAGCAGCTGTCCATCACCGATGCCCTCACCGGGCTCTACAACCGCCGGCACCTCGGCATGGTGCTCGCCACCGAGTGCGAGCGGGCGCGCCGCCACCAGCACGCCACCTCGCTGCTGCTGATCGACATCGACCACTTCAAGCGCTACAACGACAGCCACGGCCACCTGGCCGGCGACGCGGTGCTGCGCCGCGTGGCCGAGCTGACCCGCGAGGCGGTGCGCGCCGGCGACTGCGCGGCGCGCTACGGTGGCGAGGAGTTCGCGGTGGTGCTGCCGGAGACGGCGCTGGAGGGGGCGATGCTGCTGGCGGAGCGGCTGCGGCGCCGGATCGCGCTGGAGGCCTTCGACGGGGGGGTGGTGACGCTCAGTATCGGGGTGGCGCAGACCCCGGCCAGCGGCGGCACTCCCGACAGCCTCACCGCCGCCGCCGACGAGGCGCTCTACCGGGCCAAGCGCGAGGGCCGCGACCGGGTGCGGGCGTAG
- a CDS encoding SH3 domain-containing protein: MPRLSPLALRGGCTLLLGLAACGGQSPPPDPAPVAVPDTQPLPAPAPAVVRVDTVTVRDPELETRLARLELRLAEREAQVEALTARLDDAHGEVAQALAKLQGGATRAEAASALAEAEIAVQGMPAAGTAELGDDQGQARNLLAQSNAAFGAGNYGGARYLATKSKTLAARVRARVSTLDRGGRRSGEKLFAEPVRFLVASRANLREGPGLGTRVLSSLERGERVTATSYLGEWLRVKDSAGREGWIFQPLVTRD, encoded by the coding sequence ATGCCCCGGCTCTCGCCGCTGGCCCTTCGTGGCGGCTGCACGCTTCTCCTTGGCCTCGCGGCCTGCGGCGGGCAGTCCCCGCCCCCGGATCCGGCGCCCGTGGCCGTCCCCGACACCCAACCCCTGCCCGCGCCAGCCCCGGCGGTGGTGCGGGTGGATACCGTGACGGTCCGTGATCCCGAACTCGAGACCCGCCTGGCACGGCTCGAGCTCCGGCTGGCCGAACGGGAGGCGCAGGTGGAGGCGCTGACCGCCCGGCTCGACGACGCCCACGGCGAGGTGGCCCAGGCGCTGGCCAAGCTGCAGGGGGGCGCCACCCGGGCCGAGGCGGCGTCCGCGCTGGCGGAGGCGGAGATCGCGGTGCAGGGGATGCCGGCGGCCGGCACGGCCGAGCTGGGGGATGACCAGGGACAGGCCAGGAACCTGCTGGCCCAGAGCAACGCGGCCTTCGGGGCGGGGAACTACGGCGGGGCGCGGTACCTGGCCACCAAGTCCAAGACCCTCGCGGCGCGGGTGCGGGCCCGGGTGAGCACCCTCGATCGCGGCGGCCGCCGCAGCGGCGAGAAGCTCTTTGCCGAGCCGGTGCGCTTCCTGGTGGCCAGCCGGGCCAACCTGCGCGAGGGGCCGGGGCTCGGCACCCGGGTGCTGTCGTCGCTCGAGCGCGGGGAGCGGGTCACCGCCACGTCGTATCTCGGCGAGTGGCTGCGGGTCAAGGACAGCGCCGGGCGTGAGGGGTGGATCTTCCAGCCCCTGGTCACCCGGGACTAG